A portion of the Podospora pseudoanserina strain CBS 124.78 chromosome 2, whole genome shotgun sequence genome contains these proteins:
- a CDS encoding hypothetical protein (COG:L; BUSCO:EOG09260OE9; EggNog:ENOG503NW30) gives MPPKASRRAQSLAARRSRKSSSAEDAANEGENVAAFLTQLRSAPLSVPKDQQGSEHPAKRAKTSRHGVITVARESLSLLITDAPDFDYNGLSTSRDVSNIIALQVFTAQSAQIFVPSSDLQLIIGPRTKSRNSNFHLSFRLQGDEISPTLRPALEVAHTQGVDPGDEGCLWTAVAMSIQQSGPGLRLEVSIEVRWNEQVTVWSSKRAATSPQETLRNIVFSTWYPELALPKDKLSSLSWSPQDFYEAACVPDKQSFDAEVSKMEVPRLEAKLYPFQQRAVQWLLKREGVRWSQDAHNGVGGVVPNLPSDSTELPISWSKAHDVDGNTIYLSPLIGAVTTDTGLFEALEGPPGGILAEEMGLGKTLEVISLMLLHPRPETNVMVYDHFLGRELLASSATLIVTPTTLLDQWLSEIQRHAPSLNVLFYPGIRKASKEGQELSAEYLAQQDVVVTTYEVLRTEIWAASDEPVRSMRNAKQYESVKSPLVQVSWWRVCIDEAQMVENWSTNAAQLARRIPRINAWGVTGTPVKDDIQKDLRGLLLFLRYDLFAVPGKVWNLISRRDKQSFRELFRLLSMRHTKSMVKSEIKIPPQKRYVITMPFTAVEEQHYQSLFEELTASCGLDRQGNPLSDDWDPEDPAVQNAMRVALDRLRQTALHPEVGSRNRRALGQKSAPMRTVMEVLEAMLEQSEAAMRTDQRNLLQWQLARGQILACQKRVRDALALWKEVLNKANGWVAECHQQFRQAQEEARKARKPRNPTSESDDDEETDEGEREEFWSAQVGEARRRLRSALEVQHAAVFFCGNAYFTIKTDETSTVKDSDEFKELEKLEVESYDRAKEIRKEILQESHKKATKLMEHLAHRAAEQNFAEIPEFKPPSQSGLETSRIVDALTDIGGALDEQANQIDEWREHVIQLLLKPLVDEDNDEVTGEEYEQSTKLQDEILVYLQVLRTALADRSAAVTGQKNFLVEHETKVAARMAAEGDGPFPEKLLQLLAESQAIKPPFVEGQALSSLRGVVSELRGLTLKLRQDTASGSARAAAELEIADALLKSTTSHQNDQAKAVASMEKETEKCMDTLNARLAFYRQLQEVSDMVGDYEGSREEGPLQTALRTADKQVQTLQGKLAAAEAKHRYLIHLKDTESGSEESKTCIICQSTFSIGVLTVCGHQFCKECITLWWKAHRKCPVCKRQLNSNNLHDISLKPQELKLHPESTTTAPAPSSSPNDQPSSSSSPTSPSQPTTTIYSTFNPEKLSQIKSIDLPSFGPSYTTKVDTLLRHLLWLRSSDPGAKSIIFSQYKEFLEVLALACKRYHIGYTSFDKPNGTTSFKSDPSVEVFLLSARAHSSGLNLVNASHVFICEPMLNTALELQAIARVDRIGQEQETTVWLYLVEGTVEEGIYDLSVRKRLEHIGGGGGQQQQDDDNGKKGKGKGKRAGTVVAVVDLEEADSCLFGHLKRGQQQGTDRQLVEDPVTRGFLAAEAAEGRMAIRNGEGRA, from the exons ATGCCCCCAAAGGCCAGCCGAAGGGCGCAAAGCTTGGCTgcgagaaggtcaaggaaaTCATCCTCCGCGGAAGATGCTGCCAACGAAGGCGAAAATGTTGCAGCGTTTCTGACGCAGCTTCGGTCCGCCCCTCTGTCGGTCCCCAAGGATCAGCAGGGCTCAGAACATCCTGCAAAACGGGCCAAGACATCACGCCATGGTGTGATAACAGTAGCACGGGAATCTCTGTCGCTTCTCATTACCGACGCACCAGATTTCGACTACAATGGACTGAGCACATCCCGAGATGTCAGCAATATCATCGCCTTGCAGGTCTTCACTGCCCAATCGGCTCAGATATTCGTCCCTTCGTCCGATTTGCAACTGATAATTGGACCTCGGACAAAATCCCGAAACTCAAACTTTCATCTCTCGTTCCGGCTACAAGGCGATGAAATATCCCCAACCTTGAGACCAGCGTTGGAGGTGGCTCATACTCAAGGTGTCGATCCCGGCGATGAAGGATGTCTGTGGACCGCTGTGGCCATGTCCATCCAGCAGAGCGGTCCAGGCCTCCGTCTTGAGGTCTCAATTGAGGTCAGATGGAATGAACAAGTTACAGTTTGGAGCAGCAAAAGGGCTGCCACATCGCCACAGGAGACGCTTCGAAATATCGTGTTTTCGACATGGTACCCGGAGCTGGCCCTGCCCAAGGATAAATTATCCTCGCTTTCATGGTCGCCTCAAGACTTTTACGAGGCTGCATGTGTCCCAGACAAGCAAAGCTTCGATGCAGAGGTCTCAAAAATGGAGGTCCCACGGTTAGAGGCAAAACTGTACCCATTCCAGCAGAGAGCCGTCCAGTGGTTGCTAAAGCGGGAGGGTGTACGGTGGTCTCAAGATGCACACAACGGCGTGGGCGGTGTCGTGCCAAATCTGCCGTCAGATTCGACCGAGTTACCAATTTCTTGGTCGAAGGctcatgatgttgatggcaaCACGATCTATTTGAGCCCCCTGATCGGTGCGGTCACAACAGATACCGGTTTATTTGAGGCTCTGGAGGGACCCCCCGGCGGGATTCTCGCTGAAGAAATGGGTCTCGGGAAGACGCTGGAAGTCATCAGCCTGATGCTTTTGCATCCTCGCCCGGAAACCAATGTCATGGTCTACGACCACTTTCTAGGGAGGGAGCTACTTGCATCATCGGCAACACTGATCGTCACGCCTACTACGCTGCTTGATCAGTGGCTTTCGGAGATTCAACGTCACGCACCATCTCTCAACGTACTGTTCTATCCTGGAATCAGAAAAGCATccaaagaaggccaagaactCTCAGCAGAGTACCTTGCTCAGCAGGATGTTGTAGTCACAACGTACGAGGTGCTAAGAACTGAAATATGGGCAGCTTCTGACGAGCCTGTGCGATCGATGCGGAACGCGAAACAATATGAATCGGTCAAGTCCCCTCTTGTACAGGTCTCTTGGTGGCGAGTGTGCATCGACGAGGCCCAGATGGTGGAAAACTGGAGTACCAACGCAGCGCAACTGGCTCGTCGAATTCCAAGGATTAATGCTTGGGGGGTAACTGGTACGCCAGTGAAGGACGATATCCAAAAGGATCTCCGTGGTCTTCTTCTGTTCCTCCGTTACGACCTCTTTGCAGTCCCTGGCAAGGTATGGAATCTCATCTCAAGGCGAGATAAGCAGTCATTCCGAGAGCTATTTCGACTTCTGTCTATGCGCCACACAAAATCCATGGTCAAGAGCGAGATCAAGATCCCGCCTCAGAAGCGCTATGTCATCACGATGCCTTTTACTGCTGTCGAGGAACAGCATTATCAGAGTCTTTTCGAGGAACTGACGGCTAGTTGCGGTCTTGATAGGCAAGGCAACCCGCTGAGTGATGATTGGGACCCTGAAGATCCCGCTGTCCAGAATGCTATGCGTGTAGCTCTCGATCGACTTCGTCAGACAGCTTTGCATCCCGAGGTGGGGAGTCGGAATCGTCGAGCGTTGGGCCAAAAGTCTGCGCCTATGCGGACGGTCATGGAGGTTCTGGAAGCCATGCTGGAACAGAGTGAGGCAGCCATGAGGACCGACCAACGTAACCTGCTTCAGTGGCAGCTCGCACGTGGACAAATCCTAGCATGTCAGAAGCGGGTGAGAGATGCGTTGGCTTTGTGGAAGGAGGTGCTGAATAAGGCCAATGGCTGGGTTGCAGAATGTCATCAACAGTTTAGACAAGCTCAGGAGGAGGCACGCAAAGCACGAAAGCCTCGCAACCCGACATCAGAGagtgatgacgatgaagagaCTGATGAGGGGGAGCGTGAGGAGTTTTGGTCTGCTCAGGTCGGTGAGGCTCGACGCAGGTTGCGTTCTGCTTTGGAGGTACAGCATGCTGCTGTGTTCTTCTGTGGAAATGCATACTTTACGATCAAGACAGATGAGACGTCGACTGTGAAGGACTCGGATGAGTTCaaagagctggagaagctcgaggTGGAAAGCTATGACCGCGCCAAAGAGATCAGAAAGGAGATTCTTCAAGAG AGCCACAAGAAGGCTACCAAGCTAATGGAGCACTTGGCTCATCGGGCTGCCGAGCAAAATTTTGCCGAGATCCCTGAATTCAAGCCTCCCAGTCAATCGGGACTCGAGACGAGCAGAATCGTCGATGCCTTGACAGACATCGGCGGGGCTTTGGACGAACAAGCAAACCAGATAGATGAATGGCGAGAGCACGTTattcagcttcttctcaaaccGCTGGTCGACGAAGATAACGACGAGGTCACTGGTGAAGAGTACGAGCAATCGACCAAGCTCCAAGACGAGATTCTTGTCTATCTTCAAGTCCTCCGCACCGCTCTTGCTGACCGGTCAGCCGCGGTAACTGGACAGAAGAACTTTTTGGTGGAACATGAGACCAAAGTTGCTGCTCGGATGGCGGCTGAGGGAGACGGACCTTTTCCCGAaaagctcctccagcttcttgctgAGAGCCAGGCTATCAAGCCTCCTTTTGTTGAGGGGCAGGCACTCAGTTCATTGAGAGGGGTGGTATCAGAGCTGCGAGGTTTGACTCTGAAGCTGAGACAAGACACGGCTTCAGGAAGTGCAAGGGCTGCTGCCGAGCTTGAGATTGCCGATGCACTGCTCAAGTCGACAACTAGTCACCAGAATGACCAGGCGAAGGCTGTTGCGTccatggagaaggagacaGAAAAGTGCATGGATACGCTCAATGCTCGGTTGGCCTTTTATCGTCAGCTTCAAGAGGTTTCCGATATGGTCGGTGATTATGAGGGCTCTAGAGAGGAGGGACCTCTTCAGACGGCGCTTCGGACGGCGGACAAGCAAGTGCAGACTTTGCAGGGGAAGCTTGCAGCTGCTGAAGCCAAGCATAGATACT TGATCCACCTGAAAGACACAGAATCAGGCTCCGAAGAGTCCAAGACGTGCATCATCTGCCAATCCACCTTCTCGATCGGAGTTTTGACGGTATGCGGCCACCAATTCTGCAAAGAATGCATAACTCTCTGGTGGAAAGCCCACAGAAAGTGCCCCGTCTGCAAGAGGCAGCTcaactccaacaacctccacgaCATAAGTCTCAAACCTCAGGAACTCAAACTCCATCCCgagtcaacaacaacagcccctgCTCCTTCGTCCAGTCCCAACGATcagccctcatcctcctcctcccccaccagtccatcccaacccacaacaacaatctACAGCACCTTCAACCCAGAAAAGCTTTCCCAAATCAAATCCATCGACCTCCCTTCCTTCGGGCCCTCATACACAACCAAAgtcgacaccctcctccggcatCTCCTCTGGCTCCGGAGTTCGGACCCCGGAGCGAAATCAATCATCTTTTCCCAATACAAGGAATTCCTCGAAGTCCTCGCTCTTGCTTGCAAGAGGTATCACATAGGGTACACCTCCTTCGACAAACCCAAcggcaccacctccttcaaaTCCGACCCTTCCGTTGAAGTCTTTTTATTATCCGCGCGAGCACACTCTTCGGGGTTGAATCTAGTCAACGCAAGCCATGTTTTCATCTGTGAACCAATGCTCAACACTGCGCTTGAACTGCAGGCGATAGCAAGGGTGGACAGGATcgggcaggagcaggagacgACGGTGTGGTTGTATCtggtggaggggacggtCGAGGAGGGGATATATGATTTGAGTGTGAGGAAGAGGTTAGAGCAtattgggggtggggggggacaacagcagcaggatgatgataatggcaagaagggcaaaggaaagggaaagaggGCTGGGAcagtggtggcggtggtggatttggaagaGGCGGATAG CTGTTTGTTTGGGCATTTGAAGagggggcagcagcaggggacTGATAGACAGTTGGTGGAGGATCCGGTGACgagggggtttttggctgccgaggcggcggaggggaggatggccATTAGGAACGGCGAGGGGAGGGCGTAA
- the FYV4 gene encoding telomere length regulation protein (COG:S; EggNog:ENOG503P28V) yields MERIRPTRGTHMNSLRLHSAFGLLLRPAAAAPVGVSTAVHGLRAFSATTSSQSAEAAPSPVPKPKTWIPNPTPFVPNVQTFLTLIGRDLKSHASKFPSWDSLFSLTSEQLRELGVEPPRSRRYLLRWRDKFARGEYGIGGDLKYVKGGKAILKLVEKVKSPELRLRYVVNVPEGKEVEDLPLSQQVRAKGFKVRGVDKITGPYVLPLKGGRAAVLKVTEGMWEDKRGHKVDGGERRRAEVRFKRGVAERKARREAQGLY; encoded by the exons ATGGAGCGCATTCGACCGACGAGAGGAA CGCACATGAATTCGCTACGACTCCATTCTGCCTTCGGGCTCCTGCTCCGacctgccgctgctgccccggTTGGTGTTTCGACCGCTGTCCACGGACTCAGAGCCTTCTCTGCGACGACATCCTCACAATCCGCCGAAGCCGCCCCATCACCTGTTCCAAAACCCAAGACATGGATCCCGAATCCTACACCATTCGTCCCCAATGTCCAGACCTTCCTCACCCTGATCGGCCGCGATCTTAAATCACACGCCTCCAAATTTCCCTCATGGGATTCACTTTTCAGCTTAACTTCTGAACAACTGAGGGAGCTCGGTGTGGAACCACCACGCTCACGGCGGTATCTGCTAAGGTGGCGGGACAAGTTTGCGAGGGGAGAGTACGGCATTGGTGGTGACTTGAAGTATGTCAAGGGCGGCAAAGCTATTTTGaagctggtggagaaggtcaagagCCCAGAGTTGAGGTTACGATATGTGGTCAACGTGCCTGAGGGcaaggaggtggaagatCTCCCGCTCAGCCAACAGGTCAGGGCGAAGGGTTTCAAAGTCAGGGGTGTCGACAAGATCACAGGTCCATATGTTCTACCACTGAAGGGTGGTAGGGCAGCTGTGCTCAAGGTGACGGAGGGCATGTGGGAAGACAAGAGAGGACACAAGGTGGATGGCGGTGAGAGAAGACGGGCCGAGGTCCGCTTCAAGCGGGGTGTTGCCGAGCGGAAGGCCCGGAGAGAAGCTCAGGGTCTCTATTAA
- a CDS encoding hypothetical protein (EggNog:ENOG503P7B9), with product MIGLEFPKNTSSLLSICSFFHRVPCLSYLTPVPRWKHQISHSAHRRLPGVRVNLSIVFLVSCCWAVSYLRNTSSLSLTGYLISCLSAPGTAHIGMRLGSPRAGLSDYSGIDPDYTGSYPDESLVDWDGAQASTVYTPTPSSSSKKSRSSKRSKSSKLTSYSGSDTETEEAKMSSRSSKYSGSTSSKKEKSSSPRSKESDDWSAVTDPEMRRRIQNRIAQRKFRDKAREQKERDQRDALNEQYADSSYRIRSADELVDEGDLAWGSFSMGYMLSRGHEAASAGQRTHSGGSRRESDLVMDQAMYSSHSMSPYPPTSMGIPTTSGYTMGGGASWGGDGASSGGGDVGYYDSPYGR from the exons ATGATTGGTCTGGAATTCCCTAAAAATACTTCTTCTCTGCTTTCTATTTGTTCCTTTTTCCATCGTGTCCCGTGCTTGTCTTACCTGACCCCCGTGCCGAGGTGGAAACACCAGATTTCCCATTCAGCGCATAGACGATTGCCCGGTGTTCGGGTCAATTTATCTATCGTATTTCTCGtttcttgttgctgggcaGTGTCGTATCTGCGGAATACGTCTTCGCTCAGCTTGACTGGTTACCTAATCAGCTGTCTGAGCGCTCCAGGGACAGCACACATTGGAATGAGGCTGGGTTCGCCTCGAGCGGGACTATCTG ATTACTCGGGCATCGACCCAGACTACACGGGAAGCTACCCTGACGAGTCCTTGGTAGACTGGGACGGAGCTCAAGCCAGCACCGTCTACACACCGAcacccagcagcagttcGAAGAAgagccgcagcagcaaacgGTCCAAGTCAAGCAAACTCACGAGTTACTCGGGCTCAGACACCGAAACAGAAGAAGCCAAGATGTCTTCAAGATCATCCAAGTATTCGGGTTCCACCAGctccaagaaggagaagtcTTCGTCACCGAGATCAAAGGAGTCTGATGACTGGAGTGCCGTGACTGACCCGGAGATGAGACGCCGGATTCAAAATAGGATTGCTCAGCGCAAGTTCA GGGACAAGGCCCGTGAGCAGAAGGAGCGCGACCAACGCGATGCCCTTAATGAGCAATATGCCGACAGTAGCTACCGCATCCGCAGTGCCGATGAGTTGGTGGACGAAGGGGATCTGGCATGGGGCAGCTTCAGCATGGGCTACATGCTCTCTCGAGGGCATGAAGCTGCCAGTGCGGGGCAACGGACTCACAGTGGCGGGAGCAGAAGGGAGTCTGACCTCGTGATGGATCAGGCCATGTATAGCAGCCACAGCATGAGCCCTTACCCACCGACATCAATGGGCATCCCGACGACCTCGGGCTATACCATGGGGGGGGGTGCCAGCTGGGGCGGGGACGGGGCAAGCagcggagggggtgatgttgggtaCTATGATTCGCCTTATG GAAGGTGA
- the CWH41 gene encoding Processing alpha glucosidase I (COG:G; EggNog:ENOG503NVNE) gives MIPNWRRLLAATALLTSTTTVTATTDAAAPSNNDESILHSELASQQNSSLLWGPYRPNLYFGVRPRIPKSLMTGLMWGKVESFQDFQNTMRYTCEQNEGMKGYGWDEYDARNGGVQTIHDKGNGLTLTTSFVKVPGGRNGGNWGARVKGVLVDPEQRTTVILYVTQEGGGRLEAERGEEKRGYEGDVVLSGESEGLGGYKLVVTKGEGERPTSTHEISELEAWGEGGRTTVQSLQYPDEQIWQAKPIVFRQLKEQVDWLVENKYDNAEHAPPVWQVFTLQNRPGKGNVHIVQKVFKGDFEFDVLFSSESAGTELKSEDLTREIKAGSEEFGERFGGVFALKAPFNADKYKKFGRSMFSNLIGGIGYFYGQAVVDRSYAPEYDEVDEGFWEEAAEARARHAEALEGPHELFTSVPSRPFFPRGFLWDEGFHLLPIADWDTDLALEVIKSWFNLIDEDGWIGREQILGAEARSKVPQEFQTQYPHYANPPTLFLVVEQFVERLLNTNGTAAVHKERLSQSESLANASLENPEVGLDYLRKIYPLLRRQFQWFRKTQKGDIKSYDREAYSTKEAYRWRGRTTTHCLTSGLDDYPRPQPPHPGELHVDLMSWVGLMAKSLSNIGDALGFAEDVSEYRTILDAIEHNLVDLHWSETDGCFCDATIDDFEENKLVCHKGYISLFPFLTGLMKPDDPKVGRILALIGDEEELWTPYGLRSLSKKDALYETAENYWRSPIWININYMAVKQLHYVATQDGPHKEVARDLYSRLRKNLVETIYNAWEETGFAWEQYNPDTGKGQRTQHFTGWTSLVVKIMTMEDLEGGAKATGSEHGHDEL, from the exons ATGATCCCCAACTGGAGGCGCCTCCTGGCagccaccgccctcctcacttctaccaccaccgtcaccgccaccaccgatGCTGCggccccctccaacaacgaTGAATCCATCCTCCACAGCGAACTCGCCTCACAGCAGAACTCATCACTGCTATGGGGCCCCTACCGGCCAAATCTTTACTTTGGGGTGCGCCCTAGAATTCCTAAATCGTTGATGACGGGCCTGATGTgggggaaggtggagagTTTCCAGGATTTTCAGAACACGATGCGGTACACCTGTGAGCAGAACgaggggatgaaggggtACGGGTGGGATGAGTACGATGCGAGGAACGGGGGGGTGCAGACGATCCACGATAAGGGGAATGGGCTGACGCTCACGACGAGCTTTGTGAAGGTtccgggggggaggaatggggggaattggggggcgagggtgaagggggttttggtggatCCGGAGCAGAGGACGACGGTGATTTTGTATGTGACGcaggagggcggtgggaggctggaggcggagaggggcgaggagaagagggggtatGAGGGGGACGTGGTGCTTAGCGGGGAGAGtgaagggttgggggggtatAAGCTTGTGGTTacaaagggggagggggagaggccgACTAGTACGCATGAGATTAGTGAGTTGGAGgcgtggggggagggggggaggacgacgGTGCAGAGTTTGCAGTATCCGGACGAGCAGATTTGGCAGGCGAAGCCGATTGTGTTTCGGCAGTTGAAGGAGCAGGTGGATTGGTTGGTGGAGAACAAGTATGATAATGCCGAGCATGCGCCGCCGGTCTGGCAGGTTTTCACGCTGCAGAATAGgccggggaaggggaatGTGCACATTGTGCAAAAGGTCTTCAAGGGGGACTTTGAGTTTGATGTGCTCTTCTCTAGCGAGAGTGCGGGTACGGAGCTCAAGAGTGAGGATCTGACGAGGGAGATCAAGGCTGGCtcggaggagtttggggagaggtttgggggggtgtttgcGCTGAAGGCACCGTTTAATGCGGACAAGTACAAGAAGTTTGGCCGGAGCATGTTTTCGAACTTGATTGGTGGGATTGGGTATTTCTATGGGCAGGCAGTGGTGGACCGGTCTTATGCGCCAGAGTatgatgaagttgatgagGGCTtctgggaggaggctgccgaggctaGGGCGAGACATGCGGAAGCTTTGGAGGGGCCGCATGAGCTTTTCACCAGTGTTCCTTCACGTCCATTCTTCCCTCGCGGGTTCTTGTGGGATGAGGGTTTTCACCTGCTGCCTATTGCAGATTGGGACACTGATCTTGCTCTGGAGGTCATCAAAAGCTGGTTTAACCTCATTGATGAAGACGGTTGGATCGGGCGCGAGCAGATCTTGGGCGCCGAGGCACGCAGCAAGGTCCCTCAGGAGTTCCAGACTCAATACCCGCACTATGCCAACCCGCCTACTCTCTTCCTCGTTGTTGAGCAGTTTGTCGAAAGACTGCTGAACACCAACGGCACCGCGGCTGTCCACAAGGAACGCCTGTCTCAGAGTGAGTCTTTGGCCAACGCTTCGCTCGAGAACCCCGAGGTTGGCCTCGACTATCTACGCAAGATCTACCCGCTGCTCCGCCGCCAGTTCCAATGGTTCAGAAAGACACAAAAGGGCGATATCAAGTCTTACGACAGAGAAGCATACTCCACCAAGGAAGCTTACAGATGGCGCGGCCGCACCACTACTCACTGCTTGACCAGCGGTCTGGATGACTACCCGCGCCCTCAACCTCCGCATCCTGGGGAGCTGCACGTTGACTTGATGTCCTGGGTTGGTCTCATGGCCAAGTCACTCTCCAACATTGGCGATGCTCTCGGCTTTGCGGAGGATGTCAGTGAGTACAGGACCATTTTGGACGCTATTGAGCACAACCTTGTCGACCTGCACTGGTCCGAGACGGACGGGTGCTTCTGCGATGCCACGATCGACGACTTTGAGGAGAACAAGCTCGTCTGCCACAAGGGCTacatctctctcttcccaTTCTTGACCGGCTTGATGAAACCTGATGACCCCAAGGTTGGCAGGATTCTGGCCTTGattggcgatgaggaggagctctgGACGCCCTATGGATTGCGCAGTCTCAGCAAGAAGGATGCTCTCTATGAGACGGCCGAGAACTACTGGCGGAGTCCCATCTGGATCAACATCAACTACATGGCTGTGAAGCAGCTTCAC TACGTTGCGACACAAGATGGGCCGCACAAGGAGGTCGCCAGAGACTTGTACTCGCGCCTGCGCAAGAACCTGGTTGAGACGATTTACAATGCCTGGGAGGAGACTGGGTTTGCCTGGGAGCAGTACAACCCCGACACTGGAAAGGGTCAGAGAACACAGCATTTCACTGGCTGGACCAGCCTGGTGGTCAAGATTATGACCatggaggacttggagggtggtgccaAGGCAACGGGGAGTGAGCACGGTCATGACGAGCTGTAG